The DNA region AATGAATCTTCAAGAAGGAGAAATTCTGAGCAGTATAAGGAAATGTTGGCTTCATACGGAATACTATAATGGCAGAAGTAACTAATCAGACAGTAATTGAGTCGTTAAGCGCAAAGTTTGGGGATAAAGTGACTAATGTGAATGAGCCTTATGGTTTGCTTACTTTTGAAACTACCAAAGATGTAATTATTGAAGTGCTGAGATTTTTGAAGGAAAATGACGCTAGGGGCTTTAGTTTCCTTACAGACATTACAGCAGTACACTACCCGGAAAAAAAGCATGGCATTGCCGTGGTTTATCACCTGCACAACATGGTAAGCAGGATCAGGGTAAGGGTAAAGGTGTTTATAGATGAACAGCATCCTACAATCCCTACAGCAACTGTGCTGTGGAATGGCGCCAACTGGATGGAACGCGAAACGTATGATCTGTTCGGTGTAAAATTTGAAGGGCACCCGGATTTGAGAAGGATTTTGAATATGGACGACCTGGGTGTGCACCCGATGCTGAAGCAATATCCTTTGGAGGATCCGAACAGAGTAGATAAAAAAGACGAATACTTTGGTAGATAAGTAATTATGAATCACAATCAGCCAGTATATACAGATAATGATCCGCAGAGTGAGTTGGTTACCCTGAACCTGGGCCCAACGCATCCGGCAACACATGGTGTTTTCCAGAACGTATTACAGCTGGATGGGGAACGAATTGTAAGTGGTGTTTCTACTATAGGGTATATTCACCGCGCTTTTGAAAAGATAGCTGAACACCGCCCTTTTTACCAGATTACCCCGCTTACAGACAGGTTAAACTACTGTTCTTCGCCCATTAATAATATGGGCTGGCACATGACGGTGGAAAAGCTGTTGAACATACAAACGCCAAAGCGTGTAGATTACCTGAGGGTAATTGTGATGGAGCTTTCGCGAATAGCAGATCACATTATCTGTAACACCATTATTGCCCAGGATACCGGTGCAACTACTACCTTCCTTTATCTGTTCCAGTTCAGGGAGCATATCTATGAAATTTTTGAAGAAGTATGTGGTGCCAGGTTAACGACCAATATTGGCCGCATTGGCGGTTTCGAGCGTGATTTTAATGACATCGCTTTTGCTAAGATCAATAAATTCTTAAAAGAGTTCCCGGTGGCACTGAAGGAATTTGAAAGCCTGCTAAACAGGAACAGGATCTTTATAGACCGTACTTCGGGCGTTGCCTGTGTAACACCGGAGCAAGCTTTGGATTACAGCTGGTCAGGTCCTTTGCTGCGCGCTACGGGGGTGGATTACGATGTGCGTGTAAGTGAGCCATATGCTTCTTATGATGATTTTGATTTTGAAGTGCCGGTAGGTACTGCAGGCGATATTTACGACCGTTACCTGGTTCGTAACGAAGAAATGTGGCAGAGTATACGCCTGGTTGAACAGGCTATGCAGAAACTGAAGAACGAACCTGCAGGAATTTTCCATGCAGATGTTCCAGAATTCTATCTGCCTGCCAAAGAAGAAGTGTACAACAATATGGAGGCCCTGATCTACCACTTTAAAATTGTGATGGGCGAGATAGATGCACCAAAAGCCGAAGTTTACCACGCTGTTGAAGGTGGTAACGGTGAGCTTGGTTTTTACCTGATCAATGATGGAGGCAGAACACCCTACCGTCTGCATTTCAGGAGGCCTAGTTTTATAAATTATCAAATGTTTGCACCCATGAGTAAAGGCATGCTGTTATCGGATGCCATTATTAACATGAGTAGCATGAATATTATTGCAGGAGAATTAGATGCTTAAAGTAGAAGAACAACAACCTGTAGAATTTTCATCGGCTTTGATGGCAAAGTTTGATGAGATTGTAAAAAGATATCCGGAAGGACGACAAAAATCGGCCTTGCTGCCTATCCTGCATGAAGTGCAGGCAGAACTGGGCTGGTTAAGCACTGATGCCATGAACAAGGTTGCCGCTTACCTGGATATTCAGGATATTGAAGTATATGAAGTGGCTTCGTTCTATACCATGTACTTTTTAAAGCCTCAGGGCAAGTATACGCTGGAGGTTTGCAGAACCGGACCTTGCTGTTTGGTTGGTGCTGAAAAACTAATGAGCCATATAGAAAACCGGCTTGGCGTGAAAGAGAACGAGGTGACTCCGGATGGCTTGTTTAGCTGGAGAGGTGTAGAGTGCCTGGCCGCCTGTGGCTATGGACCAGTTTTACAGATTGGCCCGGAGTATACATTTTATGAGAACCTGGACGAGGAAAAGGTAGATAAATTGATAGAAGATTTACGCAGAAAATAATGGGACGTAAACTGTTATTAGAACATATTAATGTACCAGGCATCAATACTTTTGATGTTTATCGCCAGAAAGGCGGGTACCGCGCAGTAGAAAAGGCATTGAAAACCCTTACTCCTGATGAAGTAGTAGAAGAGGTAAAGAAGTCTGGCTTGCGCGGCAGGGGTGGTGCGGGATTCCCTACGGGGATGAAATGGAGTTTTCTGGCTAAGCCTGAAGGTGTGCCCCGTTACCTGGTGTGCAATGCTGATGAATCTGAGCCTGGAACGTTCAAAGACCGTTACCTGATGACACACATTCCGCATGCATTGATAGAGGGGATGATCGTTTCCAGTTTTGCACTGGGTGCAAATACCTCTTATATCTATGTGCGTGGAGAAATGATGCCGCAAATCCGTATCCTGGAAAAAGCAATTGCAGAGGCAAAAAATGCGGGTTTCCTCGGTAAAAATATTTTAGGCTCGGGTTATGACTTGGAACTGTATGTACAGCCCGGGGGTGGCGCCTATATCTGTGGTGAGGAAACAGCCCTGCTGGAATCACTGGAAGGTAAAAGGGGTAATCCAAGGATCAAGCCTCCTTTCCCGGCAATTGCCGGATTGTACGGCTGCCCTACTGTAGTAAATAACGTAGAGTCTATTGCTGCTGTGGTGCCTATAGTGAATGATGGCGGCGATGAGTACGCAAAGATCGGTATAGGCCGGAGTACAGGAACGAAATTAATTTCAGCTTCTGGTAACTTGGTAAGACCAGGTGTATATGAGATAGAACTGGGTCTTCAGGTTGAAGAATTTATTTATTCTGAGGAATGGTGCGGAGGTATTGCCAATGGTAAGCGCCTGAAAGCTACTGTTGCCGGAGGATCATCGGTGCCTATATTACCTGCCAATTTAACTTTAAAACTGGCTAACGGCGAGCCGAGACTAATGAGCTATGAATCATTGTCGGAGGGCGGTTTTGCTACCGGAAGTATGATGGGTTCGGGTGGCTTTATCGCGTTTGATGAAGATCAGTGCATCGTTAGAAATACCTGGAACTTCTCGAGATTTTACCATCACGAGAGTTGCGGACAATGCTCTCCTTGTCGCGAAGGAACCGGCTGGATGGAAAAAGTGCTGCATCGAATAGAGTATGGACATGGCAAAATGAGTGATATTGATTTGCTGGTTGATGTGTCTAAAAAGATAGAAGGAAATACGATTTGTCCGCTTGGTGATGCAGCCGCATGGCCTGTTGCCAGTGCGATCAGGCATTTCAGGGACGAATTTGAGTGGCATGTAAATGAGCCTGTAAAGAGCTTAACTACTAATTATGGGCTGGCAAATTATGCCGAGCCAATTGCCAAAGCTGTTACTACAGAGAATTAACATCAGACAATCTTTAACAATGAGTGATAAAGTTAAGGTAACCATAGACGGAATAACAGTAGAAGTAGCGCCAGGTACCTCTATCCTGAATGCTGCAAGACAGATCGGGGGAGATATTGTGCCGCCTGCGATGTGCTATTATTCTAAATTAGAAGGCAGTGGCGGTAAATGCCGTACCTGCATTGTTAAGGTAAGCAAGGGTTCTGAAAAAGACCCGCGTCCGATGCCCAAGCTGGTAGCATCCTGTCGTACAACAGTAATGGATGGGATGGAAGTGATGAACATCACTTCTCCGGAAGTGCTTGAGGCACGTAGTGGTGTGGTGGAAATGTTATTGATTAACCACCCTTTGGATTGTCCGGTGTGTGACCAGGCCGGTGAATGTGACCTGCAGAACCTGGGCTATGAACATGGTTTACAGAAAACGAGATATGAATTTGAACGCCGTACTTTTGAGCGTATAGATATAGGTGATAAGATACAGCTGCACATGAACAGATGTATTTTGTGCTACCGCTGCGTATTTACTGCCGATCAGATCACCAACAAAAGGGTTCATGGGATCCTGAACAGGGGCGACCATTCGGAAATCTCTACATATATCCAGACAGCGGTAGACAACGATTTTTCGGGTAACGTTATTGATGTTTGTCCGGTTGGTGCCTTAACAGATAAGACCTTCAGGTTCAGGAACAGGGTTTGGTTTACCAAACCTATTGATGCCCATCGGGATTGCCCTACCTGTAGCGGCAAAGTAACCCTGTGGTATAAGGGAGAAGATGTTTTAAGGGTAACTGCACGTAAGGATATTTATGGCGAGGTGGAAGAATTCATCTGCAATACCTGCAGATTTGACAAAAAGAAAACGGCCGACTGGGTAATAGAGCACCCTACCCACATCAGCGATACTTCTGTAATTGCTTCCAATCATTATGAAACTTTAAAACCGCTTCCGGTAATACAGCCCAATCCGAAACTGCAGGCCGCAAATAAGGTTGAACTAGAAAAAACCACTAAATTCTAATGGATATAGCTTTTGTAATAGAAAAATTTGTACTTGTAGCTATCATTTTTGGTATCAGTTTACTGATTGCCATGTATTCTACTTATGCGGAAAGAAAAGTGGCGGCATTTTTACAGGACAGGCTTGGGCCGGATAGAGCTGGTCCTGCCGGAATGTTCCAGCCCCTGGCTGATGGTTTAAAGATGTTTATGAAGGAAGAAATCATTCCTTCAAATTCCAGCAAATGGTTGTTTATGGTAGGCCCGGGACTGGCCATGCTTACGGCCTGTATCGGTACTGCGGTGATCCCGTGGGGAAGTCCGATTACAATTGGCGATAAAGTAATTCCTTTGCAGGTAACAGATATCAATGTGGGCTTATTGTACATTTTTGGTGTAGTTTCATTGGGTGTTTATGGTGTAATGATTGGTGGATGGGCATCGAACAATAAGTACTCTTTGCTGAGTGCCATACGTGCCGCTTCCCAGAACATCAGCTATGAAATTGCCATGGGCTTATCTATCATTGCCCTGCTATTGGTGACCAATACATTGAGTTTAAAAGAAATTGTAGAGCAGCAGCACGGCTGGCACTGGAATGTACTGTACCAGCCCCTTGGTTTTATCTTGTTTATGGTTTGCTCTTTTGCAGAGACCAACAGGGCCCCTTTTGATTTACCAGAGTGCGAAACCGAACTGATCGGAGGGTACCACACAGAGTATTCTTCTATGAAGCTTGGCTTTTACCTGTTTGCTGAATACATCAATATGTTCGTTTCATCGGCGGTAATGGCTACTTTATATTTTGGTGGTTACAACTATCCGGGCATGGACCAGATGGCGATATGGTTAGGACCAACCTGGGCACCGCTTTTCGGGACCCTTGTTTTCTTCATTAAGATATTTGCATTTATATTTTTCTTCATGTGGGTGCGCTGGACCATTCCGCGTTTCCGCTACGATCAGTTGATGCATCTGGGTTGGAAAGCATTGATCCCACTTGCGATAGCAAACATCGTGATCACTGGTATTGTGATTGCAATAATTGAGAAGTTTTAAAGCCCGCATCTGCGGATAAATAATAAGGAGGTTTAATGGAACCATTGACCAGTAAAAAGAAAGTATTAGAGAAAAAGCCCCTGACCCTTGCCGAGCGTCTTTATTTGCCTGCAATTGCCAAAGGGATGTCTATTACCATAAGCCACTTTTTTAAAAAAGAGGCCACCATCCGGTACCCAGAAGTGGAAAGAGAGTTTTCCACCAATTTCAGGGGGATGCACTCGCTGAAAAGAGATGA from Pedobacter africanus includes:
- a CDS encoding NADH-quinone oxidoreductase subunit D yields the protein MNHNQPVYTDNDPQSELVTLNLGPTHPATHGVFQNVLQLDGERIVSGVSTIGYIHRAFEKIAEHRPFYQITPLTDRLNYCSSPINNMGWHMTVEKLLNIQTPKRVDYLRVIVMELSRIADHIICNTIIAQDTGATTTFLYLFQFREHIYEIFEEVCGARLTTNIGRIGGFERDFNDIAFAKINKFLKEFPVALKEFESLLNRNRIFIDRTSGVACVTPEQALDYSWSGPLLRATGVDYDVRVSEPYASYDDFDFEVPVGTAGDIYDRYLVRNEEMWQSIRLVEQAMQKLKNEPAGIFHADVPEFYLPAKEEVYNNMEALIYHFKIVMGEIDAPKAEVYHAVEGGNGELGFYLINDGGRTPYRLHFRRPSFINYQMFAPMSKGMLLSDAIINMSSMNIIAGELDA
- a CDS encoding NADH-quinone oxidoreductase subunit C — protein: MAEVTNQTVIESLSAKFGDKVTNVNEPYGLLTFETTKDVIIEVLRFLKENDARGFSFLTDITAVHYPEKKHGIAVVYHLHNMVSRIRVRVKVFIDEQHPTIPTATVLWNGANWMERETYDLFGVKFEGHPDLRRILNMDDLGVHPMLKQYPLEDPNRVDKKDEYFGR
- a CDS encoding NADH-quinone oxidoreductase subunit NuoE family protein, whose amino-acid sequence is MLKVEEQQPVEFSSALMAKFDEIVKRYPEGRQKSALLPILHEVQAELGWLSTDAMNKVAAYLDIQDIEVYEVASFYTMYFLKPQGKYTLEVCRTGPCCLVGAEKLMSHIENRLGVKENEVTPDGLFSWRGVECLAACGYGPVLQIGPEYTFYENLDEEKVDKLIEDLRRK
- the nuoH gene encoding NADH-quinone oxidoreductase subunit NuoH; translated protein: MDIAFVIEKFVLVAIIFGISLLIAMYSTYAERKVAAFLQDRLGPDRAGPAGMFQPLADGLKMFMKEEIIPSNSSKWLFMVGPGLAMLTACIGTAVIPWGSPITIGDKVIPLQVTDINVGLLYIFGVVSLGVYGVMIGGWASNNKYSLLSAIRAASQNISYEIAMGLSIIALLLVTNTLSLKEIVEQQHGWHWNVLYQPLGFILFMVCSFAETNRAPFDLPECETELIGGYHTEYSSMKLGFYLFAEYINMFVSSAVMATLYFGGYNYPGMDQMAIWLGPTWAPLFGTLVFFIKIFAFIFFFMWVRWTIPRFRYDQLMHLGWKALIPLAIANIVITGIVIAIIEKF
- a CDS encoding 2Fe-2S iron-sulfur cluster-binding protein, producing MSDKVKVTIDGITVEVAPGTSILNAARQIGGDIVPPAMCYYSKLEGSGGKCRTCIVKVSKGSEKDPRPMPKLVASCRTTVMDGMEVMNITSPEVLEARSGVVEMLLINHPLDCPVCDQAGECDLQNLGYEHGLQKTRYEFERRTFERIDIGDKIQLHMNRCILCYRCVFTADQITNKRVHGILNRGDHSEISTYIQTAVDNDFSGNVIDVCPVGALTDKTFRFRNRVWFTKPIDAHRDCPTCSGKVTLWYKGEDVLRVTARKDIYGEVEEFICNTCRFDKKKTADWVIEHPTHISDTSVIASNHYETLKPLPVIQPNPKLQAANKVELEKTTKF
- the nuoF gene encoding NADH-quinone oxidoreductase subunit NuoF; protein product: MGRKLLLEHINVPGINTFDVYRQKGGYRAVEKALKTLTPDEVVEEVKKSGLRGRGGAGFPTGMKWSFLAKPEGVPRYLVCNADESEPGTFKDRYLMTHIPHALIEGMIVSSFALGANTSYIYVRGEMMPQIRILEKAIAEAKNAGFLGKNILGSGYDLELYVQPGGGAYICGEETALLESLEGKRGNPRIKPPFPAIAGLYGCPTVVNNVESIAAVVPIVNDGGDEYAKIGIGRSTGTKLISASGNLVRPGVYEIELGLQVEEFIYSEEWCGGIANGKRLKATVAGGSSVPILPANLTLKLANGEPRLMSYESLSEGGFATGSMMGSGGFIAFDEDQCIVRNTWNFSRFYHHESCGQCSPCREGTGWMEKVLHRIEYGHGKMSDIDLLVDVSKKIEGNTICPLGDAAAWPVASAIRHFRDEFEWHVNEPVKSLTTNYGLANYAEPIAKAVTTEN